A window of Pan paniscus chromosome 10, NHGRI_mPanPan1-v2.0_pri, whole genome shotgun sequence contains these coding sequences:
- the LHX5 gene encoding LIM/homeobox protein Lhx5, with translation MMVHCAGCERPILDRFLLNVLDRAWHIKCVQCCECKTNLSEKCFSREGKLYCKNDFFRRFGTKCAGCAQGISPSDLVRKARSKVFHLNCFTCMVCNKQLSTGEELYVIDENKFVCKDDYLSSSSLKEGSLNSVSSCTDRSLSPDLQDALQDDPKETDNSTSSDKETANNENEEQNSGTKRRGPRTTIKAKQLETLKAAFAATPKPTRHIREQLAQETGLNMRVIQVWFQNRRSKERRMKQLSALGARRHAFFRSPRRMRPLGGRLDESEMLGSTPYTYYGDYQGDYYAPGSNYDFFAHGPPSQAQSPADSSFLAASGPGSTPLGALEPPLAGPHAADNPRFTDMISHPDTPSPEPGLPGTLHPMPGEVFSGGPSPPFPMSGTSGYSGPLSHPNPELNEAAVW, from the exons ATGATGGTGCACTGCGCCGGTTGCGAGCGGCCCATCCTCGACCGCTTTCTGCTGAACGTGCTGGACCGCGCGTGGCACATCAAATGTGTTCAGTGCTGCGAGTGCAAAACCAACCTCTCGGAGAAGTGCTTCTCGCGCGAGGGCAAGCTCTACTGCAAAAATGACTTTTTCAG GCGCTTTGGCACCAAATGCGCCGGCTGCGCGCAAGGCATCTCGCCCAGCGACCTGGTGCGCAAGGCCCGGAGCAAAGTCTTTCACCTCAACTGTTTCACCTGCATGGTGTGTAACAAGCAGCTGTCCACCGGCGAGGAGCTCTACGTCATCGACGAGAACAAGTTCGTGTGCAAAGACGACTACCTGAGCTCATCCAGCCTCAAGGAGGGCAGCCTCAACTCAG TGTCATCCTGTACGGACCGCAGTTTGTCCCCGGACCTCCAGGACGCACTGCAGGACGACCCCAAAGAGACGGATAATTCGACCTCGTCGGACAAGGAGACAGCCAACAACGAGAACGAGGAGCAGAACTCGGGCACCAAGCGGCGCGGCCCCCGCACCACCATCAAGGCCAAGCAGCTGGAGACGCTCAAGGCTGCCTTCGCCGCCACGCCCAAGCCCACGCGCCACATCCGCGAGCAGCTGGCGCAGGAGACCGGCCTCAACATGCGCGTCATCCAG GTGTGGTTTCAGAACCGACGGTCCAAAGAACGCCGGATGAAACAGCTGAGCGCCCTAGGCGCCCGGAGGCACGCCTTCTTCCGGAGTCCGCGGCGCATGCGTCCGCTGGGCGGCCGCTTGGACGAGTCTGAGATGTTGGGGTCCACCCCGTACACCTACTACGGAG ACTACCAAGGCGACTACTACGCGCCGGGAAGCAACTACGACTTCTTCGCGCACGGCCCGCCTTCGCAGGCGCAGTCCCCGGCCGACTCCAGCTTCCTGGCAGCCTCTGGCCCCGGCTCGACGCCGCTGGGCGCGCTGGAACCGCCGCTCGCCGGCCCGCACGCCGCGGACAACCCCAGGTTCACCGACATGATCTCGCACCCGGACACACCGAGCCCCGAGCCAGGCCTGCCGGGCACGCTGCACCCAATGCCCGGCGAGGTGTTCAGCGGCGGGCCCAGCCCGCCCTTCCCAATGAGCGGCACCAGCGGCTACAGCGGACCCCTGTCGCATCCCAACCCCGAGCTCAACGAAGCCGCCGTGTGGTAA